The proteins below come from a single Caenibius sp. WL genomic window:
- the crtY gene encoding lycopene beta-cyclase CrtY: MGCPDPIVIVGGGLGGSLAALALHHSRPEVPILLLESGPTFGGDHTWSFFSSDVPPGSVEMVQLLRPRTWPTHRVHFPGRERRIDIPYNTVQSAALDRVIRMHLPPGKWRTGAKVANLTGDSVELEGGETLLARAVIDARGPQGPMPGLTLGWQKFVGVELASTSPDPECAIVMDATVDQIGGYRFAYILPLAPQRVLVEDTYYTLDPTLDENEVVARAHAIAEEAGLDGKELRRESGVLPIVISGKPDLFWPKDDPIARLGLTGGFFHATTGYSIGLALQMAQEFARLGGEYDGPALAQWTRSRFLRHWHNMRFYRALNRMMFYAAGDEERYRIFEHFYRLPRSTIARFYAGTLTALDKARILTGKPPVVMSAALKAMVRP, from the coding sequence ATGGGCTGTCCTGATCCGATTGTCATTGTAGGGGGTGGCCTGGGTGGATCGTTAGCCGCCTTGGCACTGCATCATTCACGGCCTGAAGTGCCGATCCTTCTGCTTGAGAGCGGGCCAACTTTTGGAGGCGATCACACCTGGTCTTTCTTCTCCAGCGATGTGCCGCCTGGTTCGGTGGAGATGGTTCAATTGCTCCGGCCGCGGACATGGCCAACCCACCGGGTTCATTTTCCGGGGCGGGAGCGGCGGATCGATATTCCCTATAACACCGTACAGTCGGCGGCGCTCGACCGTGTGATCCGCATGCATCTCCCGCCCGGCAAATGGAGAACGGGTGCCAAGGTCGCCAACTTGACGGGCGACAGCGTGGAACTGGAGGGTGGCGAAACGCTGCTGGCGCGCGCGGTAATCGATGCGCGTGGTCCGCAAGGCCCAATGCCGGGTCTTACGCTGGGGTGGCAGAAGTTTGTCGGCGTCGAGCTGGCATCCACCTCGCCGGACCCCGAATGCGCGATCGTTATGGACGCCACGGTTGATCAGATCGGTGGCTATCGGTTTGCCTATATCCTGCCCCTCGCACCGCAACGGGTACTGGTGGAGGACACCTATTACACCCTCGACCCTACTCTCGATGAAAACGAGGTCGTCGCGCGGGCGCACGCCATTGCGGAGGAGGCTGGGCTTGATGGCAAAGAACTGCGGCGGGAAAGCGGCGTGCTTCCCATCGTCATATCAGGAAAACCCGATCTTTTCTGGCCGAAGGATGATCCCATTGCCCGATTGGGCCTGACTGGCGGTTTTTTTCACGCGACCACCGGCTATTCCATAGGACTGGCTTTGCAGATGGCGCAAGAATTTGCGCGATTGGGGGGCGAATATGATGGCCCGGCCCTTGCGCAATGGACCCGCTCCCGCTTCCTTCGTCACTGGCACAACATGCGCTTCTATCGTGCGCTCAACCGGATGATGTTCTACGCTGCCGGGGATGAGGAGCGGTATCGCATTTTTGAGCATTTCTATCGCTTACCACGATCGACAATCGCCCGTTTTTACGCCGGAACGCTTACGGCTCTGGACAAGGCTCGAATTCTGACCGGCAAACCGCCGGTCGTGATGTCGGCTGCCCTCAAGGCCATGGTCCGCCCATGA
- a CDS encoding DUF2141 domain-containing protein, translating into MVHRFAAVIALVFSLGSIAADANESNLQIDLNVVNVASSKGLIRVAVCPRGSGFPECTGPGARTYSFNAAKGTTPAVIMLSEPGDYAISVFHDRNSNNQLDTFAGIPKEGYGFSKNPGFKPRAPRFEEAQVNLTRNANLEIRLQYIF; encoded by the coding sequence ATGGTTCACCGTTTTGCCGCAGTTATTGCGCTTGTGTTTAGCCTTGGCTCCATCGCGGCCGACGCGAATGAGTCCAATCTTCAGATTGATCTGAATGTGGTCAACGTCGCATCCAGTAAGGGATTAATCCGGGTTGCGGTATGCCCGCGTGGCTCCGGCTTCCCGGAATGCACTGGTCCGGGCGCGCGGACCTATTCCTTCAATGCGGCAAAAGGGACCACTCCGGCGGTTATAATGCTCAGCGAGCCTGGCGATTACGCCATCAGCGTGTTTCACGATAGGAATTCGAATAACCAGCTCGATACATTCGCCGGCATCCCCAAAGAGGGTTATGGGTTTTCAAAAAATCCAGGATTTAAACCCCGAGCCCCACGCTTTGAGGAAGCGCAAGTTAACTTAACGCGTAATGCAAACCTCGAAATACGACTTCAATACATTTTCTAG
- a CDS encoding IS6 family transposase: MPRTRKPANPFRYFHSSPEVIRLVVMMYVRFPLSLRNVEDLLFERGIDLCHETVRLWWNRFGPLFAADIRRQRISRMRGFRHWRWHLDEAYVRINGEMHYLWRAVDHEGEILESYVTKTRDKAAALRFMKRTLKRHGSVETITTDGLRSYKAAMQDLGCEQKQEVGRYVNNRVENSHLPFRRRERAMLRFRQMKSLQKFASVHANLHNHFNQERHLVDRETYKARRSAALAEWQNLMA, from the coding sequence ATGCCCCGTACTCGCAAACCAGCCAATCCGTTCCGGTACTTCCACTCGTCACCCGAGGTGATCCGCCTCGTGGTCATGATGTATGTTAGGTTTCCACTGTCGCTGCGGAACGTGGAAGATCTGCTGTTCGAGCGTGGCATCGACCTGTGTCATGAAACCGTGCGTCTCTGGTGGAACCGGTTCGGTCCGCTGTTTGCAGCTGATATCCGCCGGCAGCGGATCAGCCGGATGCGGGGCTTCCGCCATTGGAGATGGCATCTTGATGAGGCCTATGTGCGGATCAACGGCGAGATGCATTACCTGTGGCGCGCCGTCGATCACGAGGGCGAGATTCTCGAGAGCTACGTCACCAAAACCCGGGACAAGGCTGCAGCCCTGCGTTTCATGAAGAGGACGCTCAAGCGCCACGGGTCAGTGGAGACCATCACCACCGATGGGCTTCGTTCCTACAAGGCTGCGATGCAGGACTTGGGCTGCGAACAGAAGCAGGAGGTCGGCCGCTATGTGAACAACCGGGTGGAGAACAGCCACCTGCCGTTCCGGCGACGAGAGCGGGCGATGCTGAGGTTTCGACAGATGAAGTCGTTACAGAAGTTTGCTTCGGTTCATGCCAACCTCCACAATCACTTCAATCAAGAACGCCATCTCGTCGATAGAGAAACCTATAAGGCCCGCCGCTCAGCTGCTCTGGCTGAGTGGCAAAACCTCATGGCCTGA
- a CDS encoding SOS response-associated peptidase family protein, translated as MPAPALFSRKRFSAFHSTAEDIALLAKESERWENEGGHLGPFLRVNLPIKGNDLPLKKRASPAIKASTCNLYRLASSVTEVAHAFHVATEAESNAGERVYPGAPGLVIANGKVRSMTWGMPIAAADEDGTRLLMAVNNVSKKQLDSALWRERFAKRRCLIPLDAFAITDVLHGQIIQKWIAIADRPMFACAGVWRDSDEWGPVYAMVMTSISDRSGALRDGMPVVLETADFDIWLNGSAQDAEKLCIPFENELTVTFTSEPWLS; from the coding sequence ATGCCCGCGCCGGCACTATTCAGCCGCAAACGCTTTTCAGCTTTCCATTCAACGGCTGAGGATATCGCCTTGCTTGCGAAGGAAAGCGAAAGATGGGAAAATGAAGGGGGCCATCTCGGCCCGTTCCTTCGCGTCAACCTGCCGATAAAAGGTAACGACCTTCCTCTCAAAAAGCGCGCGAGCCCGGCAATAAAGGCATCGACTTGCAATCTGTATCGGTTGGCCAGCAGCGTCACAGAGGTGGCCCATGCATTTCATGTCGCGACCGAAGCGGAGAGCAATGCGGGCGAAAGAGTGTATCCTGGTGCGCCCGGTCTGGTCATTGCCAATGGCAAGGTGCGCTCGATGACGTGGGGGATGCCAATAGCGGCGGCCGATGAAGACGGCACCCGATTGCTGATGGCTGTCAACAATGTGTCGAAAAAGCAGCTTGACAGTGCATTGTGGCGCGAGCGCTTCGCCAAGCGGCGATGCCTCATCCCGCTCGATGCTTTCGCAATCACCGACGTCCTTCACGGCCAAATCATCCAGAAATGGATTGCGATTGCAGATCGCCCTATGTTCGCTTGTGCTGGAGTTTGGCGTGACAGCGACGAATGGGGGCCGGTTTATGCAATGGTTATGACCAGCATATCCGACAGGTCCGGGGCACTGCGCGATGGCATGCCAGTTGTCCTGGAGACGGCCGATTTCGATATCTGGCTGAACGGCTCGGCACAGGATGCTGAAAAGCTGTGCATCCCGTTCGAAAACGAACTGACCGTCACATTCACATCAGAGCCTTGGCTCAGTTAA
- a CDS encoding PRC-barrel domain-containing protein: protein MTDAPQKTSLLLTAKTSGLDVRSRDGDKLGHVEAIMVDKRSGNTAYAILSLGGFLGMGKSYYPIPFSLLAYDVPNDHYVVTADRRLLEGGPSWANNAPDFDQA, encoded by the coding sequence ATGACTGACGCACCGCAAAAGACATCACTGCTACTGACCGCCAAAACTAGTGGGCTAGATGTGCGATCCCGCGATGGCGACAAGCTTGGCCATGTCGAAGCAATCATGGTGGACAAGCGATCAGGAAATACCGCTTATGCTATCCTCAGCCTCGGCGGTTTTCTCGGCATGGGGAAAAGCTACTATCCCATTCCATTTTCGCTTCTGGCCTATGATGTGCCGAACGACCACTACGTTGTAACCGCCGACCGCCGATTGCTCGAAGGCGGGCCGAGCTGGGCGAACAACGCGCCAGATTTTGATCAAGCTTAG
- the nhaA gene encoding Na+/H+ antiporter NhaA, giving the protein MIDPASPGLPHEFADRITKPFAQFLKVEAAAGGMLLVATIAALTVANTAWSACFLAFWEMQIGLQLGSLDFTRSTGHWINDGLMTFFFFVVSLEMKREFALGELRNLRTAALPFAAALGGMIVPISIYITVLAGEPGAHGWGTVMATDTAFVIGALALFGSRVPHSLRLFLIALAIFDDIGAILVVAIGYGDAWNFAVIALALLVLGLIAIAARFGIRSMPIYFLLGSALWLCLDSSGFHATIAGVILGLMAPTRIWVGVPRLRAILGNVLDPRDHEWSGDTSDRRELVEAGRAISESLSPLERLEMMLHPWVGFAIMPLFALANAGVAFSASDFQPISVAIFVALVFGKPIGVLLFSWLALRSGLARLGAGLSWSFLTAGAFLTGIGFTMSFFIANLAYPPTLLAAAKLGILLASLASAIVGLLAVFWVTSQARKA; this is encoded by the coding sequence ATGATCGATCCTGCAAGCCCAGGTCTTCCGCATGAGTTCGCCGACCGGATTACAAAGCCCTTCGCGCAATTCCTCAAGGTGGAGGCGGCGGCAGGGGGCATGTTGCTGGTTGCCACAATAGCCGCACTAACCGTGGCAAATACTGCCTGGTCTGCGTGCTTCCTGGCGTTCTGGGAGATGCAAATCGGCCTGCAGCTTGGCTCGTTAGACTTCACTCGTTCAACGGGGCACTGGATCAACGACGGATTGATGACCTTCTTCTTCTTCGTGGTGTCCCTCGAGATGAAGCGCGAGTTTGCTCTCGGGGAGCTACGAAACCTCCGAACGGCAGCACTTCCCTTCGCAGCTGCGCTCGGCGGCATGATAGTTCCCATCTCAATCTACATTACGGTCCTGGCCGGAGAACCCGGCGCGCATGGCTGGGGCACGGTAATGGCCACCGATACGGCGTTCGTCATCGGAGCGCTTGCGCTCTTTGGTTCGCGCGTTCCACATAGCCTGCGCCTGTTCCTTATAGCCTTGGCAATCTTCGATGATATCGGGGCGATACTGGTCGTGGCGATCGGATACGGGGACGCTTGGAATTTCGCCGTGATCGCCCTTGCGCTCCTCGTCTTGGGTTTGATCGCCATCGCCGCCCGGTTCGGCATCAGGAGCATGCCGATATATTTCCTTCTCGGAAGCGCTTTGTGGCTGTGTCTCGATTCCTCCGGTTTCCACGCGACGATTGCCGGGGTCATTCTCGGGCTGATGGCGCCGACGCGCATCTGGGTGGGGGTGCCGCGTCTACGCGCCATCCTTGGGAACGTCCTCGATCCACGTGATCATGAGTGGAGTGGCGATACATCGGATCGCCGCGAGCTCGTGGAAGCGGGTAGGGCGATCAGTGAGTCACTATCGCCGTTGGAGCGACTGGAAATGATGCTGCACCCCTGGGTGGGGTTCGCAATCATGCCCCTCTTCGCATTGGCCAACGCGGGGGTCGCGTTTTCGGCGTCCGATTTTCAGCCTATCTCCGTTGCGATCTTTGTCGCGTTGGTGTTCGGCAAACCGATCGGGGTTCTACTCTTCAGTTGGCTGGCGCTACGCTCCGGCCTTGCAAGGCTCGGAGCAGGTCTGAGCTGGTCGTTCCTTACGGCCGGTGCCTTTCTGACCGGGATCGGCTTCACGATGTCCTTTTTCATTGCAAACCTAGCTTACCCGCCAACACTGCTGGCTGCGGCGAAGTTGGGGATTCTTCTTGCTTCGCTCGCATCGGCTATCGTGGGCCTGTTGGCCGTTTTTTGGGTAACCTCGCAAGCGAGGAAAGCCTAG
- a CDS encoding sensor histidine kinase encodes MQSARRVQSEETRSHLQDAHNRVMSIATLQQQLTASRLGDVELRSYFTQLCESLGASMIHDHDQVSITVTADGSSVNADISVSLGLIVTELVINALKHAFPGNRGGRILVDYCSHETDWALSVSDNGVGTPEALADAKPGLGTSIVEALARQLNANVETKGGNPGTTVSVRHATSSADRGWQSSSNRCGQETAASPTLVTGRADGCSPSGCSHSGQPPASVRSRDPSSQPCRNEARWVMVSTVPWRLSVFFINRRAAALSRVFVT; translated from the coding sequence ATGCAAAGTGCGCGACGGGTGCAGTCCGAGGAAACCCGAAGCCATCTTCAAGATGCGCACAATCGGGTCATGTCGATCGCCACCCTCCAGCAGCAGCTCACGGCATCAAGGCTCGGCGATGTCGAGCTACGCAGCTATTTTACCCAGTTGTGCGAGAGCCTTGGCGCATCGATGATCCACGATCATGATCAGGTATCGATCACGGTAACCGCCGATGGCAGCAGTGTAAATGCCGATATCTCGGTCAGTCTCGGACTAATTGTCACCGAACTGGTGATCAACGCGCTCAAACACGCATTTCCGGGCAATCGCGGCGGCAGGATTCTCGTCGATTATTGTTCGCATGAAACCGACTGGGCGTTGTCAGTCAGTGACAACGGCGTTGGCACGCCTGAGGCGTTAGCCGACGCCAAGCCGGGCCTGGGAACGAGCATTGTCGAAGCCCTTGCCCGCCAGCTCAACGCAAACGTTGAAACGAAGGGAGGGAACCCGGGAACGACGGTCTCGGTGAGGCATGCGACATCTTCCGCAGATCGAGGCTGGCAATCAAGTTCGAACAGATGTGGACAAGAAACCGCAGCATCGCCCACTCTCGTCACCGGAAGGGCAGATGGCTGTTCTCCATCCGGTTGTTCGCATAGCGGCCAACCCCCTGCTTCTGTTCGCAGCCGAGATCCTTCATCCCAGCCTTGTAGGAACGAAGCCCGTTGGGTGATGGTCTCCACCGTTCCGTGGCGCTTAAGTGTCTTCTTCATAAACCGCAGAGCCGCAGCTTTGTCCCGGGTCTTCGTGACGTAG
- a CDS encoding LysR family transcriptional regulator has product MIRQGFIELEAVLAIVRRGSFRAAALELGMSTTALSNAIGKLERQLGVRLFNRTTRSVSLTDAGRSFVERVGPALGTIHEAMEAVRSQQETPSGTLRINAFATAAREIFSPLILEFLRRYPQVHIDLVTEGRLVDVVADGFDLGVRSADLVPSDMIALPLGPARRFSVVASPSYLKGKNRPRVPSDLLGHICLCIRLPNGAPYRWHFEKNGEPLQIDVQGPITLDEASLSRIAALEGVGIGFFMEHDVRDDLASGRLIQLLEDWTPPLNPLCLYYPSRRNPSAAFKAFIELAREISVLTH; this is encoded by the coding sequence ATGATCAGACAGGGTTTCATCGAGCTTGAAGCGGTGCTCGCCATTGTGCGGAGAGGCTCCTTTCGCGCTGCGGCGCTGGAGCTCGGTATGTCGACCACCGCGTTGAGCAATGCCATCGGCAAACTGGAGCGGCAGCTTGGCGTCCGGCTCTTCAATCGCACGACCCGCAGTGTGTCGCTGACCGATGCCGGGCGATCCTTTGTCGAGCGAGTGGGGCCGGCATTGGGGACGATCCACGAGGCGATGGAGGCGGTGAGATCCCAGCAGGAAACCCCGTCCGGAACCTTGCGCATCAACGCCTTCGCAACCGCCGCGCGGGAGATATTCTCTCCACTCATTCTGGAGTTCCTCCGTCGCTATCCGCAGGTCCATATCGACTTGGTAACCGAAGGGCGGCTGGTCGATGTCGTGGCGGACGGCTTCGATCTGGGGGTCCGAAGCGCCGACCTCGTTCCGAGTGACATGATCGCGTTACCGCTGGGGCCCGCTCGACGCTTCTCCGTCGTGGCTTCTCCATCATATCTTAAGGGCAAAAACCGGCCGCGCGTGCCGTCGGATCTTCTCGGCCACATATGCCTCTGCATCCGCCTGCCCAATGGCGCACCCTATCGATGGCATTTCGAGAAGAATGGCGAGCCGCTACAGATTGATGTGCAGGGCCCGATCACGCTCGATGAAGCAAGCCTGTCCCGGATCGCGGCCCTTGAAGGTGTTGGCATCGGCTTTTTCATGGAGCACGATGTTCGTGACGATCTCGCCTCGGGCCGCCTGATCCAGCTTCTGGAAGACTGGACCCCGCCGCTCAATCCGCTGTGCCTCTATTACCCTAGCCGGCGAAATCCTTCTGCCGCTTTCAAGGCCTTCATTGAGCTCGCCCGAGAAATTTCTGTCCTTACACACTAA
- a CDS encoding nuclear transport factor 2 family protein, producing the protein MAIDLPNPIAAYFEADRQKGAEAIARCFTEHAVVKDEGRTYTSREAIRRWKADSANKYSYAAETVAIGHDNGRIVVTRHLVGDFPGSPVDLRYFFVLQSDEIAELEIVP; encoded by the coding sequence ATGGCCATCGATCTACCGAACCCGATAGCTGCCTATTTCGAGGCTGACAGACAGAAGGGTGCCGAAGCGATCGCCCGGTGTTTCACCGAACATGCGGTGGTCAAGGATGAGGGCCGTACTTACACAAGCCGCGAGGCGATCCGGCGATGGAAAGCAGACTCCGCCAATAAATATAGCTATGCGGCTGAAACGGTGGCCATCGGACACGATAATGGCCGGATCGTAGTAACCAGACATCTCGTGGGCGACTTCCCCGGCAGCCCAGTGGACCTACGTTACTTCTTCGTTCTACAGAGTGACGAGATCGCCGAACTGGAGATCGTCCCATGA
- a CDS encoding SDR family oxidoreductase, producing the protein MTGFLTLEGKRVLITSGTRGAGAATVNLFRQLGAEVLTTARTKPDALPEELFVAADLTTAAGCSVLASATRERLGHVDVIVHMLGGSSAPAGGFSALRDAEWLKELNLNLMPAVRLDRDLVPDMVSRGSGVVVHVTSIQRVLPLPEATTAYAAAKAALSTYSKSLSKEVSSRGVRVVRISPGWIETEASVQLASRLASEAGTGLEDGKRMIMASLGGIPIGRPSTPEEVANLIAFLASDLAGSITGTEYVIDGGTVPTA; encoded by the coding sequence ATGACCGGTTTTCTCACGCTGGAGGGAAAGCGGGTGCTGATAACCTCCGGCACGCGGGGAGCGGGCGCGGCCACGGTGAACCTGTTTCGCCAACTCGGCGCTGAGGTTCTGACAACCGCCCGGACGAAGCCTGACGCGCTCCCGGAAGAGCTCTTCGTTGCTGCTGACCTGACGACCGCCGCAGGCTGTTCAGTGCTGGCCAGCGCTACCAGGGAGCGGCTCGGTCATGTGGACGTCATCGTCCACATGCTTGGCGGTTCGAGCGCACCGGCCGGCGGCTTCTCTGCGTTGCGCGACGCCGAGTGGTTGAAGGAGCTGAACCTGAACCTGATGCCGGCCGTCCGCCTCGATCGCGACCTCGTGCCGGACATGGTGTCGCGCGGCAGCGGCGTCGTCGTCCATGTGACCTCGATCCAGCGTGTGCTGCCTCTGCCGGAAGCGACGACAGCCTATGCCGCTGCCAAGGCCGCCTTGTCGACCTACAGCAAGAGCCTGTCGAAGGAAGTCTCGTCCCGCGGCGTTCGCGTCGTGCGCATATCGCCTGGCTGGATAGAAACCGAAGCATCCGTGCAACTCGCCAGCCGGCTGGCCTCGGAGGCGGGCACCGGTCTGGAAGACGGCAAGCGCATGATTATGGCATCGCTCGGCGGCATTCCGATCGGCCGCCCTTCAACACCCGAGGAAGTTGCGAACCTGATCGCATTCCTGGCGTCCGATTTGGCCGGCAGCATCACCGGGACCGAATACGTGATCGACGGGGGAACCGTGCCAACTGCTTGA
- a CDS encoding YaiI/YqxD family protein: MIQILIDADACPVKNEAYRVSARYKIPVIVISNSPIRIPHDPLISRKVVSEAFDAADDWIVEHTGPATIVITADILLADRCLKLGGRVIAPNGKPFTTSSIGNSIAMRAIMADLRAGGDVIGGPPPFSAADRSRFLSNLDETLVKLQRQM; the protein is encoded by the coding sequence ATGATTCAGATCCTGATCGATGCCGATGCCTGCCCAGTGAAAAATGAAGCCTATCGCGTTTCCGCTCGATACAAGATCCCGGTCATTGTCATAAGCAACAGCCCGATCCGCATACCGCATGACCCGCTCATCTCGCGCAAGGTTGTAAGCGAAGCTTTCGATGCCGCGGACGATTGGATCGTCGAGCATACGGGCCCGGCAACCATCGTTATCACTGCGGATATCCTGCTCGCGGATCGGTGTCTGAAGCTCGGTGGAAGAGTGATTGCCCCGAACGGAAAACCCTTCACGACATCTTCGATTGGCAACTCGATCGCGATGAGGGCTATTATGGCTGACTTGCGCGCTGGTGGCGATGTTATTGGTGGACCTCCCCCTTTCAGTGCAGCCGATCGTTCACGCTTTCTTTCGAACCTCGATGAAACCTTGGTGAAGCTTCAGCGCCAGATGTGA
- a CDS encoding spermidine synthase — MSGHELIGSAMVPDGIEVRLVRSEDDYAIMLEDNELMSTDLHASEQALATLTCERLAGRAAPQLLIGGYGMGFTLRAALGALGDDASVTVAEIVPEIIEWARGPMRELTADCLDDARVVLVMDDVAMLIDAAQQGYDAILLDVDNGPSGLTRQLNDGLYSRTGLQAAMAALRQNGLLAIWSAEPDPDFVTHLEKVGFKVEEVHANALPDCEGGHHVIWFAEKL; from the coding sequence ATGAGCGGACATGAATTGATCGGCAGCGCCATGGTGCCCGATGGGATCGAAGTGCGCTTGGTGCGCAGCGAAGACGACTATGCGATCATGCTGGAAGACAATGAGTTGATGAGCACCGACCTGCATGCTTCAGAGCAGGCGTTGGCGACACTGACTTGCGAACGCCTGGCCGGGCGCGCTGCCCCCCAATTGCTCATCGGCGGTTACGGCATGGGGTTTACGTTGCGCGCCGCTCTGGGGGCGCTTGGCGACGATGCCAGTGTGACAGTAGCGGAGATCGTGCCCGAAATCATAGAATGGGCCCGGGGGCCGATGCGCGAACTGACTGCCGATTGTCTTGACGATGCGCGTGTGGTCCTCGTCATGGATGATGTGGCCATGCTGATTGATGCAGCACAACAGGGATATGACGCGATCCTGCTCGATGTCGACAACGGCCCCAGCGGATTAACCCGTCAGTTGAACGATGGCCTTTATTCCCGGACCGGGTTGCAAGCCGCTATGGCGGCCCTCCGGCAAAATGGACTCCTCGCGATCTGGTCGGCAGAGCCCGATCCAGATTTTGTCACGCACCTGGAGAAGGTCGGCTTCAAAGTGGAGGAAGTGCACGCAAACGCCTTGCCCGACTGTGAGGGAGGGCACCACGTCATCTGGTTTGCCGAAAAGCTATAG